From a single Arachis hypogaea cultivar Tifrunner chromosome 3, arahy.Tifrunner.gnm2.J5K5, whole genome shotgun sequence genomic region:
- the LOC112789588 gene encoding mitogen-activated protein kinase kinase kinase 18 has protein sequence MEWSRGHTIGHGSSATVSIATRREGCRVFAAKSSELCNSESLQREQRILSSLCSPYVVNFKGSDITMENNKLYYNLFMEYMPFGTLSSEINRHGGRLDEAKIKTYTRQIVQGLEYIHSKGLVHCDIKCSNILIGTEGAKIGDLGCAKSVVDPRISGTPMLMAPEAVRGEDQGCASDIWSLGCTIIEMAKGEAAWPNLLDPFCVLYHIAYSGEVPEIPWFLSEEGKDFLGKCLRWNPEERCTATQLLNHPFLNSKVESNSTSPTSILEHGFWSCVEEGSHTTRTTSLGDLPPDRVRMLGLCSEESCWASWNDDGNWITIRGNECDSWGEGVFRNFGSETASSSNGGLDLKELVESNVSGRIWSKQ, from the coding sequence ATGGAGTGGAGTAGAGGACACACTATAGGCCATGGATCCTCAGCTACCGTATCTATAGCCACCCGCCGTGAGGGCTGCCGTGTATTCGCCGCGAAGTCATCGGAGCTATGCAATTCAGAATCTTTACAAAGAGAACAGAGGATTTTATCTTCTCTATGCTCTCCTTATGTGGTTAATTTCAAAGGGAGTGACATAACCATGGAGAACAACAAGCTCTACTACAATCTCTTCATGGAGTACATGCCATTCGGAACCCTTTCCTCGGAAATTAACCGGCACGGCGGCCGGCTCGATGAGGCAAAAATTAAGACCTACACAAGGCAAATTGTGCAGGGGCTAGAGTATATACACTCTAAAGGGTTGGTACATTGTGACATAAAATGTTCCAACATCTTAATTGGCACCGAAGGCGCCAAAATTGGTGACTTGGGATGCGCCAAGAGTGTCGTGGATCCGCGAATCAGCGGCACTCCGATGTTGATGGCGCCGGAAGCGGTGCGGGGAGAGGATCAAGGGTGTGCTAGTGATATTTGGTCACTTGGGTGCACCATAATTGAAATGGCTAAAGGTGAAGCAGCGTGGCCTAATTTGTTGGACCCATTTTGTGTTCTTTATCACATTGCATATTCCGGTGAAGTTCCTGAGATTCCATGGTTTCTATCTGAAGAAGGTAAGGATTTCTTGGGGAAGTGTCTAAGGTGGAATCCAGAAGAGAGGTGTACCGCTACTCAACTTCTTAATCATCCTTTTCTCAATTCCAAGGTGGAATCAAATTCAACATCGCCAACAAGTATTCTTGAGCATGGGTTTTGGAGCTGTGTGGAAGAAGGTTCTCACACAACAAGAACAACAAGCCTTGGGGATTTGCCACCTGACAGGGTTAGAATGTTGGGTTTGTGTTCAGAGGAATCATGTTGGGCATCATGGAATGATGATGGGAACTGGATCACAATTAGAGGGAATGAGTGTGACTCATGGGGTGAAGGGGTTTTTCGTAATTTTGGGTCAGAGACAGCTTCTAGTAGTAATGGTGGTTTGGATCTGAAGGAGTTGGTGGAAAGCAATGTGAGTGGTAGAATTTGGAGTAAACAATAA